A window from Saprospiraceae bacterium encodes these proteins:
- a CDS encoding Glu/Leu/Phe/Val dehydrogenase produces MSSKQAKFFESVQRNFDRAAAHTNIHPGLLAQIKVCNAVYQMNFPVKIGDSYQVIEAYRVQHSHHRLPTKGGIRFSHLVDQEEVMALAALMTYKCAIVDVPFGGAKGGVKVSPRAYSAEELERITRRYTVELIRKNFIGPSIDVPAPDYGTGEREMAWILDTYQTFKGGEIDAAGCVTGKPVRQNGINGRTEATGRGVYYGLREVYNDANLLKRIGATKGMAGKTMVIQGLGNVGSYAGLISQNEGDVKIIGLSEIEGTVYSEKGIDMQTALDYRKEHGTILGLPDTVTLPNRGDWVSIDCDILVPAALESVITEENAHLVKAKVIGEAANGPITAEAADIIIKNGAVIIPDMYLNAGGVTVSYFEWLKNLSHMRFGRMDKRFNHNTYESIISTVENLTGKKVGDKERSFITRGADEVDLVRSGLEETMINSFHQIMEVYNGYEKVNNLRDAAFITALNKVAGDYMTLGVFP; encoded by the coding sequence ATGAGCAGTAAACAAGCAAAATTTTTTGAAAGTGTGCAGCGCAATTTTGATCGTGCAGCAGCACACACCAACATCCATCCAGGATTGCTGGCACAAATTAAGGTATGTAATGCTGTATACCAGATGAATTTTCCTGTAAAAATCGGAGATTCGTACCAGGTGATAGAAGCGTATCGTGTGCAACATTCACACCACCGACTTCCTACAAAAGGTGGTATAAGGTTCAGTCATCTGGTAGATCAGGAAGAGGTAATGGCACTCGCTGCGTTGATGACTTATAAATGTGCTATAGTTGATGTACCATTCGGAGGTGCTAAAGGAGGAGTAAAAGTGAGTCCGAGGGCATATAGCGCCGAGGAACTTGAAAGAATCACAAGAAGATATACTGTAGAACTCATCCGAAAAAATTTCATAGGACCAAGCATTGATGTTCCGGCCCCGGATTATGGAACCGGCGAACGTGAAATGGCCTGGATCCTGGATACCTACCAAACATTCAAAGGTGGTGAAATCGATGCTGCCGGTTGTGTGACAGGAAAACCTGTAAGACAAAATGGTATCAATGGCCGAACAGAAGCCACCGGTCGTGGTGTATACTACGGATTGAGAGAAGTGTATAATGATGCCAACCTTCTGAAAAGAATAGGAGCAACAAAAGGAATGGCCGGTAAGACCATGGTCATTCAGGGTCTTGGAAATGTGGGTTCATACGCAGGTCTTATATCACAAAATGAAGGAGATGTAAAGATCATCGGACTTTCGGAGATTGAGGGTACAGTATACAGTGAGAAAGGCATAGATATGCAAACAGCATTGGACTATCGCAAAGAACACGGAACAATACTTGGACTACCAGACACAGTGACTCTTCCTAACAGAGGTGACTGGGTCAGTATAGATTGTGATATTTTGGTGCCAGCAGCACTTGAGTCTGTTATCACAGAAGAAAACGCTCACCTTGTAAAAGCCAAAGTCATCGGTGAAGCCGCCAATGGACCTATCACAGCAGAAGCCGCAGATATCATCATCAAAAACGGAGCTGTAATCATACCTGACATGTATCTGAATGCAGGTGGTGTTACCGTCTCTTATTTTGAGTGGTTGAAGAACTTATCCCACATGAGATTCGGTCGTATGGACAAAAGATTTAACCACAATACATATGAAAGCATCATCAGTACTGTGGAAAATCTGACCGGCAAAAAAGTCGGAGATAAGGAAAGATCATTTATCACCAGAGGTGCTGATGAAGTCGATCTGGTGAGATCCGGACTTGAAGAGACGATGATCAACTCCTTCCATCAGATCATGGAAGTCTACAACGGATATGAAAAAGTAAACAATCTCAGAGACGCTGCCTTTATTACTGCATTGAATAAAGTAGCTGGTGATTATATGACACTGGGTGTATTCCCATAA
- a CDS encoding CcmD family protein produces MKKILSIIILYVLVLPTVSAQEQDFLRSTGKIYSVVAVILVIFVGIVFFLYRLDNKLTKLEKQIKNEQ; encoded by the coding sequence ATGAAGAAAATACTTTCAATTATTATTTTATATGTTTTGGTATTACCGACTGTTTCTGCTCAGGAACAGGATTTTTTAAGGAGCACAGGTAAGATTTATTCAGTAGTGGCTGTTATCTTAGTCATCTTTGTCGGCATAGTATTTTTTCTATATCGGCTCGATAATAAACTAACCAAATTAGAAAAACAAATTAAAAATGAGCAGTAA